A genomic stretch from Lathyrus oleraceus cultivar Zhongwan6 chromosome 2, CAAS_Psat_ZW6_1.0, whole genome shotgun sequence includes:
- the LOC127117615 gene encoding cytochrome P450 71D10 yields the protein MELSNNFFSFTLMASFLFLWLLFKIVKTWNTSKTSNANLPPGPWRLPLIGNIHQIISCPLPHRSFKTMAQKYGPMMYLKLGEVPYIIVSSPEIAKEIMKTHDLSFCDRPSLMLPTIFSYNGTDILYSRYGEPWRQLRKICGTELLSPKRVQSFRSIREEEVGDLVKSIAASEESVVNLSHKISDMTHAFVARAAFGKRIKHQQAFRSAIDEISILLGGFCIADLYPSIKMLQSMSMAKTKFEKLHKEVDVIMQDVVDDHRSVHRNVSKDEDIVDALLQIQRESEQSQHPVTDINIKSIILDMFSAGSETSSGFMGWCISEIIKNPKVMEEAQAEVRRVYDKKGYVDETELHQLIYLKCVIKETLRLHPHAPLLLPRECRERCQISGYDIPAKAMVLINAWAIGRDPRYWVDAESFKPERFLNSTIDFKGTDFEFIPFGAGRRICPGIGFVVAIIELTLAQLLYHFNWKLPNDMKNEELDMTESPGVTVTRKHDLCLIPIIRRL from the exons ATGGAGCTTTCCAACAATTTTTTTAGCTTTACCTTAATGGCATCCTTTCTCTTCCTCTGGCTACTATTCAAAATAGTTAAAACATGGAATACTTCTAAAACTTCTAACGCCAACTTACCACCAGGACCATGGAGACTACCCTTGATAGGGAACATACATCAGATTATCAGCTGCCCGTTGCCTCATCGTTCCTTCAAAACTATGGCCCAAAAGTATGGACCTATGATGTACCTAAAACTCGGTGAGGTACCATACATAATAGTTAGTTCACCAGAAATAGCCAAAGAGATTATGAAAACACATGACCTCAGCTTTTGTGATAGGCCAAGCCTTATGTTGCCCACAATATTTAGTTACAATGGCACTGATATTTTATACTCTAGATATGGAGAACCCTGGAGGCAACTACGGAAAATATGCGGCACCGAGCTATTGAGTCCAAAGCGTGTCCAGTCATTTAGGTCCATAAGAGAAGAAGAGGTGGGTGATCTTGTTAAATCAATAGCTGCAAGTGAAGAATCTGTTGTTAATCTTTCTCATAAGATTTCCGATATGACGCATGCGTTTGTGGCGAGGGCAGCTTTTGGGAAAAGGATTAAACACCAACAAGCATTCAGATCAGCAATTGACGAAATATCAATTTTGCTAGGAGGATTTTGTATTGCTGATTTGTATCCATCCATTAAAATGCTTCAAAGCATGAGTATGGCGAAGACAAAGTTTGAAAAACTTCACAAAGAGGTTGATGTGATAATGCAAGATGTCGTGGATGATCACAGAAGCGTTCACAGGAATGTAAGCAAGGATGAAGATATAGTTGATGCTCTTCTCCAGATTCAACGGGAAAGTGAACAATCACAACATCCTGTTACCGacataaatataaaatcaatCATCCTG GACATGTTTTCTGCTGGTAGTGAAACATCATCAGGGTTTATGGGATGGTGTATATCTGAGATTATAAAGAATCCAAAGGTAATGGAAGAAGCGCAAGCTGAAGTAAGAAGAGTGTATGACAAAAAAGGGTATGTAGATGAGACAGAGTTGCACCAATTAATATACTTAAAGTGTGTCATCAAAGAAACACTAAGGCTACATCCCCATGCACCATTGTTACTTCCAAGAGAATGTAGGGAGAGATGCCAAATTAGTGGGTATGATATCCCAGCTAAGGCAATGGTATTGATCAATGCTTGGGCTATTGGAAGAGATCCAAGGTATTGGGTTGATGCTGAGAGTTTTAAACCTGAGAGATTTCTTAATAGTACAATTGATTTCAAAGGCACAGACTTTGAATTCATACCATTTGGTGCTGGAAGAAGGATTTGTCCAGGAATTGGATTCGTCGTTGCGATTATTGAGCTAACTCTTGCTCAATTACTTTACCACTTTAATTGGAAGCTTCCTAATGATATGAAAAATGAAGAACTAGATATGACTGAGTCACCTGGGGTTACGGTAACAAGAAAACATGACCTATGCTTGATTCCTATTATTCGTCGTCTTTGA